Proteins from a single region of Gordonia hongkongensis:
- a CDS encoding acyl-CoA thioesterase: MPTSPSVHHAHSERHEPPSTTGLGPNDFAFVAEVGVRWSDMDAFGHINHARMVTLMEEARIAWLLSAGEDYAPLITSAMIVHVDIRYQAQLRHDDSPLRIGMWIKGFRSVDFTIGYEIRSGVADDASRPACVASTQMAVVDIEKHTLRRLSPTEKDYLSTWSRRLVASG; encoded by the coding sequence ATGCCCACTTCACCTTCTGTTCACCACGCGCATTCCGAGCGGCACGAACCACCGTCGACCACGGGACTCGGTCCGAACGACTTCGCCTTCGTCGCCGAGGTCGGGGTGCGCTGGTCGGACATGGACGCGTTCGGACACATCAACCACGCGCGGATGGTCACGCTGATGGAGGAGGCGCGCATCGCGTGGCTGTTGAGCGCCGGCGAGGACTACGCCCCGCTGATCACCAGCGCGATGATCGTGCACGTCGACATCCGATACCAGGCCCAGCTGCGTCACGACGACTCGCCGCTGCGAATCGGGATGTGGATCAAGGGTTTCCGTTCGGTGGACTTCACCATCGGTTACGAGATCCGCAGCGGCGTTGCCGACGACGCCAGTCGGCCGGCATGCGTCGCGAGCACGCAGATGGCCGTCGTCGACATCGAGAAGCACACCCTGCGGCGGCTGTCCCCCACCGAGAAGGACTACCTCAGCACGTGGTCACGACGGCTCGTAGCGAGCGGGTAA
- a CDS encoding alpha/beta hydrolase has protein sequence MSRRLIAGLVCLMVGILSTPAIADAAPKQVARIAKSEKLSALRTDIWVFSPAMNERIKLSVLTPVGGSTPRSTVYMLDGAGAEGEVSDWITKGRAGRFFADKNVNVVLPTGGKGTFYTDWQKKDAALGKPMWETFLTKELPPLIDDRFDGNGRNAVIGLSMGGQAAFSLAIRHPEMYTGVASLSGCPPVSGPVNEAYVRTTVGRDGGDATNMWGPFGSAGWRAHDPSLHLDRLRGKNIFIAAGSGAIGPLDLQRQIEPDEGPRDVVTASSSALELGAYRCSLEFAITMRAAGVPYTDGFRLIGTHTWAYWERDLAALWPTIGRGL, from the coding sequence ATGTCGAGGCGATTGATCGCGGGTCTGGTGTGCCTGATGGTGGGGATTCTGTCGACCCCGGCCATCGCCGACGCCGCTCCCAAACAGGTGGCGCGCATCGCCAAATCCGAGAAGCTGAGTGCGCTGCGTACCGACATCTGGGTCTTCTCACCGGCGATGAACGAGCGGATCAAGCTGTCGGTCCTCACCCCGGTCGGCGGCTCGACGCCGCGGTCGACGGTCTACATGCTCGACGGTGCCGGCGCCGAGGGTGAGGTCAGCGACTGGATCACGAAGGGTCGCGCCGGCCGCTTCTTCGCCGACAAGAACGTCAACGTCGTACTCCCCACCGGAGGAAAGGGCACCTTCTACACCGACTGGCAGAAGAAGGACGCCGCGCTCGGCAAGCCGATGTGGGAGACGTTCCTCACCAAGGAGCTGCCGCCGCTGATCGACGACCGGTTCGACGGCAACGGCCGCAACGCGGTCATCGGGCTGTCGATGGGTGGGCAGGCCGCGTTCTCCCTGGCCATCCGACACCCGGAGATGTACACCGGCGTCGCCTCGCTCAGCGGCTGCCCGCCGGTGTCCGGTCCCGTCAACGAGGCCTACGTCCGTACGACGGTCGGTCGCGACGGCGGCGACGCCACCAACATGTGGGGCCCGTTCGGCTCCGCGGGCTGGCGCGCACACGACCCGAGTCTTCATCTCGACCGGTTGCGCGGAAAGAACATCTTCATCGCCGCCGGGTCCGGCGCCATCGGCCCCCTCGACCTCCAGCGTCAGATCGAGCCGGACGAGGGGCCGCGCGACGTCGTGACGGCATCCTCGTCGGCGCTCGAACTGGGTGCCTACCGCTGTTCGCTCGAGTTCGCCATCACGATGCGTGCCGCGGGGGTGCCCTACACCGACGGTTTCCGCCTCATCGGAACCCACACGTGGGCGTACTGGGAGCGCGACCTCGCGGCCCTGTGGCCGACCATCGGCCGGGGGCTCTGA
- the hisC gene encoding histidinol-phosphate transaminase, translated as MSLRIRPDLDDLPVYVPGKTFPGAVKLASNEVTEGPLPSVVEAIGAAAAAVNRYPDNGMVELTAALAKSLGVTEDEVQVGCGSVILCQNLILVTSGPGDEVVFGWRSFETYPLATRVAGATPVQVPLTGDLTYDLRAMADAVTDRTRLIFVCNPNNPTGTVVEAADLREFLQNVPSDVIVALDEAYFEYLRLPSSQAYDALELRREFRNLVVLRTFSKAYGLAGLRVGYAIADPEVITALGKVHVPFSVSSVAQAAALASLDAGDQLLARTDAVVAERARVTARLRDAGYRVPDSQANFVWLDLGAASMDFARACVDAGVVVRPFDGDGVRVTVTNAAEDDVFLRFAESWDGPRS; from the coding sequence GTGAGCCTGCGAATCCGCCCCGACCTGGACGACCTTCCCGTATACGTACCGGGCAAGACGTTTCCGGGAGCGGTGAAGCTCGCCAGCAACGAGGTCACCGAAGGTCCGCTGCCGAGCGTCGTCGAGGCGATCGGCGCGGCGGCCGCAGCCGTGAACCGCTACCCCGACAACGGGATGGTGGAGCTGACCGCAGCGCTGGCCAAGAGCCTCGGGGTCACCGAAGACGAGGTCCAGGTGGGATGCGGGTCGGTCATCCTCTGCCAGAACCTCATCCTCGTCACCAGCGGACCGGGCGACGAGGTGGTCTTCGGGTGGCGGTCCTTCGAGACCTATCCCCTGGCGACGCGCGTCGCGGGCGCGACACCGGTCCAGGTCCCGCTCACCGGCGATCTGACCTACGACCTACGCGCGATGGCCGACGCGGTCACCGACCGCACGCGGCTGATCTTCGTGTGCAATCCCAACAACCCGACCGGGACCGTGGTCGAGGCAGCCGACCTGCGGGAGTTCCTGCAGAACGTGCCGTCCGACGTCATCGTCGCTCTCGACGAGGCGTACTTCGAATACCTGCGCTTGCCGTCGAGTCAGGCGTACGACGCACTCGAACTCCGACGCGAGTTCCGCAACCTCGTGGTGCTGCGCACCTTCTCGAAGGCGTACGGGCTGGCCGGGCTGCGCGTGGGTTACGCGATCGCCGATCCGGAGGTCATCACCGCCCTCGGCAAGGTTCATGTGCCGTTCTCGGTCAGCAGCGTCGCCCAGGCCGCCGCGCTCGCCAGCCTCGACGCCGGGGACCAGTTGCTGGCCCGCACCGACGCGGTCGTCGCCGAACGGGCCCGCGTCACCGCACGACTGCGCGACGCGGGCTACCGGGTCCCCGATTCGCAAGCCAACTTCGTGTGGCTCGACCTGGGAGCGGCGTCGATGGACTTCGCGCGCGCCTGCGTCGACGCCGGGGTGGTGGTCCGCCCGTTCGACGGCGACGGCGTGCGGGTGACCGTCACCAACGCCGCCGAGGACGACGTGTTCCTGCGGTTCGCCGAGAGCTGGGACGGTCCCCGGAGCTGA
- the helR gene encoding RNA polymerase recycling motor ATPase HelR: protein MPPVQDNATSTTTAVFALPDSLSPKNDPALVADDTRHFASITTNLRRTLADTDERLQHLRREAGGRGRRAVDRDMEIHQLGARIRSLRRFGLDLCLGRLVRDDGEILYIGRLGLTDAAGETLLVDWRTPLAAPFFAATRRDPMGLVSRRRYRWTHGRITDYWDEVFVDDPAVLASHAALDEQSAFLADLGASRSPRMRDVLGTIATDQDAIIRAGSHGTLVVDGGPGTGKTVVALHRAAYLVYADPRLAGRRGGLLVVGPHRPYLAYVADVLPSLGEESVQTCTLADLVVEGDSATTEADVDVARMKSSARMVEAVEPAVKFYEQPPTTPFVVETPWMETTLTADDWADAFDAAERGTAHNEEREEVWEELVSIIASRQDDDVPQHALRRALAANDELAATFSRAWPILDAAEIVGDLWSVPAFLRMCAPWLSPGEVRALQRSVPDAWTDADLPVLDRAHRRIGDPAASARRRRQRADLAKERERIDQVVDDLIAAEVHDDGEGLMTMLRHENLRHNLGDGSVSETARPLSGPFAHIVVDEAQELTDAQWQMLIDRCPSKSFTVVGDRAQARRGFPESWAERLRRVGLRDVTSAGLTINYRTPEEIMDAAAPVIRAALPDANVPTSVRRAGIPVTYGDRADLDTVVDDWTSTHRDGIACVIGEPGFAGTARVRSLTPTLAKGLEFDLVVLVDPDAFGAGTEGAVDRYVSMTRATQQLVILRT, encoded by the coding sequence GTGCCCCCAGTCCAAGACAACGCGACGTCAACGACCACCGCGGTGTTCGCCCTCCCCGACAGCCTGTCCCCGAAGAACGATCCGGCCCTCGTCGCCGACGACACCCGACACTTCGCCTCGATCACCACGAACCTGCGACGCACCTTGGCCGACACCGACGAGCGCCTGCAGCACCTTCGGCGCGAGGCCGGTGGCAGGGGTCGTCGGGCCGTCGACCGCGACATGGAGATCCACCAGCTCGGCGCACGTATCCGATCGCTGCGGCGGTTCGGCCTCGACCTGTGCCTGGGTCGGCTGGTCCGCGACGACGGGGAGATCCTCTACATCGGCCGGCTCGGGCTGACCGATGCCGCCGGCGAGACCCTGCTCGTCGACTGGCGCACCCCGCTGGCCGCGCCGTTCTTCGCCGCCACCCGCCGCGACCCGATGGGACTGGTGAGCCGACGCCGCTACCGCTGGACCCACGGCCGGATCACCGACTACTGGGACGAGGTCTTCGTCGACGACCCCGCGGTGCTCGCCTCCCACGCCGCGCTCGACGAGCAGTCCGCGTTCCTCGCCGACCTCGGCGCCAGTCGTTCCCCGCGCATGCGAGATGTCCTGGGCACCATCGCCACCGATCAGGACGCGATCATCCGAGCCGGCTCGCACGGGACCCTCGTCGTCGACGGCGGGCCGGGAACCGGCAAGACCGTCGTCGCGCTGCATCGTGCCGCCTACCTCGTCTACGCCGATCCGCGCCTCGCCGGTCGTCGAGGCGGGTTGCTCGTCGTCGGACCTCATCGGCCGTACCTCGCCTACGTCGCCGATGTGCTGCCGAGCCTCGGCGAGGAGAGCGTCCAGACCTGCACTCTCGCCGATCTCGTCGTCGAAGGCGATTCGGCGACAACCGAAGCCGACGTCGACGTGGCACGGATGAAGTCGTCGGCTCGCATGGTCGAGGCGGTCGAGCCGGCGGTGAAGTTCTACGAACAACCGCCGACGACGCCGTTCGTGGTCGAAACACCCTGGATGGAGACGACTCTGACCGCGGACGACTGGGCAGACGCCTTCGACGCAGCCGAGCGCGGAACCGCACACAACGAGGAGCGGGAGGAGGTGTGGGAAGAACTGGTGTCGATCATCGCGTCGCGACAAGACGACGACGTGCCCCAGCACGCGCTGCGTCGTGCGTTGGCCGCGAATGACGAACTCGCGGCAACCTTCTCGCGGGCATGGCCGATCCTGGACGCCGCCGAGATCGTCGGTGACCTGTGGTCGGTGCCGGCCTTCCTCCGCATGTGTGCGCCGTGGCTGTCACCCGGCGAGGTACGCGCACTCCAGCGCAGCGTCCCCGATGCCTGGACCGATGCCGACCTGCCGGTCCTCGACCGCGCCCACCGCCGGATCGGGGACCCGGCAGCGTCGGCCCGTCGTCGCCGACAGCGCGCGGACCTGGCGAAGGAACGCGAGCGGATCGACCAGGTGGTCGACGACCTGATCGCCGCCGAGGTCCACGACGACGGCGAGGGACTCATGACGATGCTCCGGCACGAGAACCTGCGCCACAACCTCGGGGACGGGTCCGTGAGCGAGACCGCCCGCCCACTGTCCGGGCCGTTCGCGCACATCGTCGTCGACGAAGCGCAGGAACTCACCGACGCCCAGTGGCAGATGCTGATCGACCGTTGCCCGTCGAAGAGCTTCACCGTCGTCGGCGACCGCGCGCAGGCACGACGCGGATTCCCCGAGTCATGGGCAGAGCGGCTTCGGCGCGTCGGCCTGCGCGACGTCACCTCGGCGGGACTCACGATCAACTACCGGACCCCGGAAGAGATCATGGATGCGGCCGCCCCCGTCATCCGCGCGGCGCTCCCCGACGCGAACGTGCCGACTTCGGTTCGGCGCGCGGGCATTCCGGTCACCTACGGCGACCGCGCGGACCTCGACACCGTGGTCGACGACTGGACCTCGACGCATCGAGACGGAATCGCCTGTGTGATCGGCGAACCCGGCTTCGCCGGGACCGCCCGCGTGCGGTCGCTCACCCCCACCCTCGCCAAGGGGCTCGAGTTCGACCTCGTGGTGCTCGTCGACCCCGACGCCTTCGGCGCGGGCACCGAAGGCGCGGTCGACCGCTACGTGTCGATGACCCGGGCGACTCAGCAGTTGGTGATCCTCCGCACGTAG
- a CDS encoding putative glycolipid-binding domain-containing protein produces MLTWRGEDTDRLEQVRLVVSGARLKAYGRIIAAATADHEAFSASYELQTTDAGVVKRLTVHLVRTDGETQFGITRDDEGTWLIRRPDGETTRSDFDGAEDVDLALSPMFNALPIRRRALSASTPGAVEIPVAYMYLPSGDVKPATMSYTPGTDGFRVVSPLATTTITVDENNFVVDYPGLARRV; encoded by the coding sequence ATGCTCACGTGGCGAGGCGAAGACACCGATCGACTGGAACAGGTCCGCCTGGTCGTGTCCGGCGCACGACTCAAGGCCTATGGACGGATCATCGCCGCGGCGACCGCCGACCACGAGGCGTTCTCCGCGTCCTACGAGCTGCAGACCACCGATGCCGGTGTGGTCAAGCGGCTCACCGTTCACCTGGTTCGCACTGACGGTGAGACGCAGTTCGGCATCACGCGCGACGACGAGGGCACGTGGCTGATCCGTCGTCCCGACGGTGAGACCACCCGTTCGGACTTCGACGGCGCCGAAGACGTGGACCTCGCATTGTCACCGATGTTCAACGCCTTGCCGATCCGGCGACGTGCTCTCTCGGCGTCGACTCCCGGAGCGGTCGAGATCCCGGTCGCGTACATGTACCTGCCCAGCGGAGACGTGAAGCCGGCGACGATGTCGTACACCCCGGGCACGGACGGATTCCGTGTGGTGTCGCCGCTTGCGACCACCACCATCACCGTCGACGAGAACAACTTCGTCGTCGACTACCCGGGCCTCGCGCGCCGGGTCTGA
- a CDS encoding prephenate dehydrogenase, translating to MTAAPSSPAVALPTPVCVLGLGLIGGSLLRALHDAGHEAFGYNRSATTVDAAIGDGYDASADLVATLWRAASSDALLVLATPVTTIGPLVTAIAENAPGLLVTDVISVKQEVERLLADLHPGGRYVGGHPMAGTSSSGWAATDATLFDGAMWAVTTTDHTPADDWLTVAALAVTVGSRVVPVAPDAHDRAVAAISHLPHLTAAATAAVGAGESDLALRLAAGSFRDGTRVAGTAPALQRAMIEANGIAVLNVLSETIDRLTAVRDELRDHGTAEVLVDDGHRARKAYEQLHSGAAEVISGVTVGDDGWQQELRRQAHQGRVWVG from the coding sequence GTGACTGCCGCGCCGTCGTCCCCCGCTGTCGCCCTTCCCACGCCGGTCTGTGTGCTGGGTCTCGGCCTGATCGGCGGCTCGCTGCTGCGGGCCCTGCACGACGCCGGGCACGAGGCGTTCGGCTACAACCGGTCGGCCACGACCGTCGATGCGGCCATCGGCGACGGGTATGACGCGTCCGCGGATCTTGTTGCGACGCTTTGGCGCGCGGCGTCGTCGGACGCGCTGCTCGTGCTCGCGACACCGGTGACGACGATCGGCCCCCTGGTGACGGCCATCGCCGAGAACGCGCCCGGGCTCCTGGTCACCGACGTCATCAGCGTCAAGCAGGAAGTCGAGCGCCTACTCGCCGATCTGCATCCCGGAGGTCGATACGTCGGCGGGCATCCGATGGCCGGGACCAGTTCGTCGGGCTGGGCGGCAACCGACGCCACCCTCTTCGACGGGGCCATGTGGGCGGTCACCACCACCGATCACACCCCGGCCGACGACTGGCTCACGGTGGCCGCGCTGGCCGTGACGGTCGGCTCGCGAGTGGTGCCGGTCGCACCCGACGCGCACGATCGGGCGGTCGCCGCGATCTCGCATCTGCCACACCTGACCGCCGCGGCCACGGCCGCCGTCGGGGCCGGTGAGAGCGACCTCGCCCTACGCCTGGCCGCCGGCAGCTTCCGTGACGGCACCCGGGTCGCCGGCACCGCACCCGCCCTGCAACGCGCGATGATCGAGGCCAACGGCATCGCCGTGCTCAACGTCCTCAGCGAGACGATCGACCGCCTCACCGCCGTGCGCGACGAACTCCGCGACCACGGAACCGCCGAAGTACTCGTCGACGACGGGCACCGCGCGCGAAAGGCGTACGAGCAACTGCATTCCGGCGCCGCGGAGGTCATCTCCGGGGTGACGGTCGGCGACGACGGGTGGCAGCAGGAACTACGCCGGCAGGCCCATCAGGGCCGGGTGTGGGTGGGCTGA
- a CDS encoding tRNA adenosine deaminase-associated protein — MAGAGFGKSGSNAQDVDDDIDGFAVAVVRDESGWKVTAMKPSALSDLEDAETQLRELRSAGAVFGLLDVDDEFFIIVRPSPTGARLLISDATASVDYDIAVDALDALNIEVPDIDPDELDQIDPWEEGDLGLLADLGLPDAVMSIIVGDTDLYADEQLGMIAARLGFADELGKVLDSLGH; from the coding sequence ATGGCCGGTGCCGGATTTGGGAAGTCGGGGTCGAACGCGCAGGACGTGGACGACGACATCGACGGTTTCGCCGTGGCGGTCGTCCGCGACGAGAGCGGGTGGAAGGTCACCGCGATGAAACCGTCGGCGCTCTCTGATCTCGAGGACGCCGAGACCCAGTTGCGTGAGCTGCGTTCGGCGGGCGCGGTCTTCGGGCTCCTCGACGTCGACGACGAGTTCTTCATCATCGTCCGGCCGTCGCCGACCGGGGCGCGTCTCCTGATCTCCGATGCGACCGCCTCCGTCGACTACGACATCGCGGTCGACGCATTGGACGCCCTCAACATCGAGGTCCCCGACATCGATCCGGACGAGCTCGATCAGATCGATCCGTGGGAGGAAGGGGACCTCGGGTTGCTCGCGGACCTGGGACTGCCCGACGCGGTCATGAGCATCATCGTCGGGGACACCGATCTGTACGCCGACGAACAGCTCGGCATGATCGCGGCGCGGCTCGGTTTCGCCGACGAGCTGGGCAAGGTTCTCGACTCGCTCGGCCACTGA
- a CDS encoding nucleoside deaminase, with translation MSAPAWEAMVRSALDAAALSGTDDVPIGAVVFDPEGVELARAANRREADSDPTAHAEVLALRAAARAFGDGWRLPGCTIAVTVEPCTMCAGAITLSRVDAVVFGAWEPKTGAVGSLWDVVRDPRLSHRPQVKGGVLEAECRALMVDFFATRRHP, from the coding sequence ATGAGTGCGCCCGCCTGGGAGGCCATGGTCCGCTCCGCGCTCGACGCGGCGGCACTGTCGGGGACCGACGACGTACCCATCGGGGCAGTCGTGTTCGACCCCGAGGGCGTCGAACTGGCCCGCGCCGCCAACCGTCGCGAGGCCGATTCCGATCCGACGGCCCACGCCGAGGTGCTTGCGCTGCGTGCCGCGGCGCGGGCGTTCGGTGATGGATGGCGGCTCCCGGGATGCACTATCGCGGTGACCGTCGAACCGTGCACCATGTGTGCCGGAGCGATCACGCTGTCCCGGGTCGACGCCGTCGTCTTCGGGGCGTGGGAGCCCAAGACCGGTGCCGTCGGTTCGCTGTGGGACGTCGTCCGCGATCCACGGCTGTCACATCGCCCCCAGGTGAAGGGCGGCGTCCTCGAAGCCGAGTGCCGCGCACTCATGGTCGACTTCTTCGCCACCCGACGACACCCGTGA
- a CDS encoding CsbD family protein codes for MGTTDDAKNKAEELKGRGKEAAGSLTDDQDLKNEGKGDQAQAEGKQKITDAADAVKGKIDDVKDKLTGH; via the coding sequence ATGGGAACCACGGACGACGCCAAGAACAAGGCCGAAGAGCTCAAGGGTCGCGGCAAGGAAGCTGCCGGCAGCCTCACCGACGATCAGGACCTCAAGAACGAGGGCAAGGGCGACCAGGCGCAGGCCGAGGGCAAGCAGAAGATCACCGACGCCGCCGACGCCGTCAAGGGCAAGATCGACGACGTCAAGGACAAGCTGACCGGCCACTAG
- a CDS encoding MspA family porin, producing MTVAKRRTARTRIIASTTAVACAALIPVLDAAPAHADTTVQLPGQSVTKKLKDGTTVTITRSKESARITPSMGATPLHRNAWVSGKYVVTTSDPAAKIGVGAGYIVGCQLTLGGNSNSRAGATAPDFDLQSATTTAETGAGVTIGPGQAVNYVINDREYKDAFGAAGHSSSISFSGGKGTLAYTNETMMVNGCAGYAQARSYAKVSITTDNVSQSIAVYGKPFSMG from the coding sequence ATGACCGTCGCCAAGCGCCGCACCGCGCGCACCCGGATCATCGCGTCCACGACCGCAGTCGCCTGCGCGGCACTGATACCCGTCCTCGATGCCGCACCCGCACACGCCGACACCACCGTCCAACTCCCCGGGCAATCCGTCACGAAGAAGTTGAAAGACGGTACGACGGTGACCATCACGCGCAGCAAAGAGTCCGCGCGGATCACCCCGTCGATGGGCGCCACGCCCCTGCACCGCAACGCCTGGGTGTCCGGCAAGTATGTGGTGACCACGTCCGACCCGGCCGCGAAGATCGGTGTCGGCGCCGGCTACATCGTCGGCTGCCAGCTGACGCTGGGCGGTAACTCGAACAGCAGGGCCGGCGCGACCGCACCCGACTTCGACCTCCAGAGCGCGACCACGACGGCCGAGACCGGCGCCGGCGTGACCATCGGGCCCGGCCAGGCGGTCAACTACGTCATCAACGACCGTGAGTACAAAGACGCGTTCGGTGCCGCCGGCCACTCGTCGTCGATCAGCTTCTCCGGCGGCAAGGGCACGCTGGCGTACACCAACGAGACCATGATGGTGAACGGCTGCGCCGGTTACGCGCAGGCCCGGTCGTACGCCAAGGTGAGCATCACCACCGACAACGTGTCGCAGTCGATCGCCGTGTACGGAAAGCCGTTCAGTATGGGCTGA
- a CDS encoding MspA family porin, giving the protein MTQRTLRAVGLSALIGGSVTAALLAGAASAGADAFVRLPGGTAKGEGIQIVRSEESARVSASMAANGVSRTTWVSGQITLYAPNLKPAKAGPSVGAAGETTLPGSNGTATNGAAATLSTGYIIGCQVNIKGLQGGLSGSLTPTAPSLSGTLTVPLAAGDVTFVVLNTKNIEKAGTYHLGYDDAQIDVQNCGGYAQARAFTTIETTGEVHQKVNLYGKPFSIG; this is encoded by the coding sequence ATGACACAACGAACCCTGCGGGCCGTCGGACTGTCCGCACTCATCGGCGGATCGGTCACTGCCGCGCTGCTGGCCGGCGCCGCGTCGGCGGGTGCAGATGCATTCGTCCGGCTTCCGGGCGGCACCGCGAAAGGTGAGGGCATCCAGATCGTCCGGTCCGAGGAGAGCGCGCGGGTCTCGGCGTCGATGGCCGCCAACGGGGTGTCCAGGACCACCTGGGTCAGCGGTCAAATCACCTTGTACGCACCGAATCTCAAGCCCGCCAAGGCAGGACCGAGCGTCGGCGCGGCCGGCGAGACGACGCTGCCCGGAAGCAACGGAACCGCAACGAACGGCGCCGCCGCCACCCTGTCCACCGGTTACATCATCGGGTGCCAGGTGAACATCAAGGGCCTTCAGGGCGGTCTGTCCGGATCGCTGACCCCGACCGCACCCTCCCTGTCGGGCACCCTGACCGTCCCGCTGGCCGCCGGCGACGTCACGTTCGTGGTGTTGAACACCAAGAACATCGAGAAGGCCGGTACCTACCACCTCGGTTACGACGACGCGCAGATCGACGTGCAGAACTGCGGCGGATACGCCCAGGCGCGAGCATTCACCACGATCGAGACCACCGGCGAGGTGCACCAGAAGGTGAACCTCTACGGCAAGCCGTTCTCCATCGGCTGA
- a CDS encoding AMP-binding protein: protein MSQTSASCSPLSGAHDTHGSLPAVHTGDAVIDFERFYESVEWMAEQLVSCGVRAGSRVGLVIRTGWEFVLAWHSLLEVDAVTVPIVLGPSCEPAHSCEIGFVLAHVDQCIEVEDLVEAAVPRKHCRQMYRVGDEFVLAALRTADMLRNEGGLVVDLGDGSQDATGQLIAEAERMVADVGLRRGEYVSFEGDLGTRDTMVRILACASAGACVAVDAPYGEPHWGAPSTR, encoded by the coding sequence GTGAGTCAGACGTCGGCTTCATGTTCGCCGCTGAGCGGCGCCCACGACACCCATGGCTCGCTGCCCGCGGTGCACACCGGTGACGCCGTCATCGACTTCGAACGGTTCTACGAGTCCGTGGAATGGATGGCCGAGCAACTGGTCTCCTGCGGGGTCCGCGCGGGCAGTCGGGTGGGCCTCGTGATCCGCACGGGTTGGGAGTTCGTGCTTGCCTGGCATTCCTTGCTGGAGGTCGACGCCGTCACGGTTCCGATCGTCCTCGGCCCATCGTGCGAACCGGCGCATTCGTGCGAGATCGGTTTCGTGCTTGCTCATGTCGACCAATGCATCGAGGTCGAGGATCTGGTCGAAGCCGCCGTGCCCCGGAAGCACTGCCGTCAGATGTACCGCGTCGGCGACGAGTTCGTCCTCGCTGCACTCCGGACGGCGGACATGCTCCGGAACGAGGGCGGCCTCGTCGTCGACCTCGGCGACGGATCACAAGACGCCACAGGCCAACTCATCGCCGAGGCGGAGCGGATGGTGGCAGACGTCGGGCTGCGTCGTGGCGAGTATGTGTCTTTCGAAGGCGATCTCGGTACTCGCGACACCATGGTCCGGATCCTCGCCTGCGCGTCGGCCGGCGCATGCGTCGCGGTCGACGCCCCGTACGGCGAGCCCCACTGGGGTGCCCCGAGCACTCGCTGA